A region from the Chthoniobacterales bacterium genome encodes:
- a CDS encoding ABC-F family ATP-binding cassette domain-containing protein, with the protein MLTVSKLSKSYGGRTLFQDASLQVNTGERIGLVGPNGAGKSTLISLIMGETSPDEGSVSFDKRATLGFLPQETAPVGDETVLEVAMSHNVDPDDYQMEPKAKRILHGLAFRESDFDRPARHLSGGWVMRAHLARLLVQEPDLLILDEPTNHLDLETLVWFREYLSRYPGAIVVISHDRDFLDRLVGSIVEIKHSRLTRWKGNYSSYVGQSVARDEQLLSAYKNQQKEIETLQRFADRFRAKASKASQAQSKLKQIDRMEKIEAPVAAGKSIGFRFPSPPKSGQKVISLTGVGHAYGEQVVYRGLDYTVEKGQRTVFCGPNGAGKSTLLKLLAGVMDIQSGERELGHNVKPGYFSQNRVEMLNMKHTVLQSVQDMDHPVSDETARTVLGSFLFRGDDVFKPVAVLSGGEKSRLALVKLLLDPPNLLLMDEPTTHLDIASIDAVIEALKQYEGTLLFISHDVYFIRQLATSVLHIHSGAIKAYPGDYQYFLDKTNALTERAGLTSGRPMEQIEQAKTGPVVAKGLSMREVREERKRVQAERAAANALKRAAEKEVAALEAEVISLEKQQADLSARLESSEAQSDSGLAFRLNRELMAVSTSLERASAKWEAAANLIGAKDAD; encoded by the coding sequence ATGCTCACCGTCTCCAAACTCTCGAAATCCTACGGCGGCCGCACTCTTTTTCAGGACGCGTCGCTCCAAGTCAACACCGGCGAACGCATTGGCCTCGTCGGCCCGAACGGAGCCGGCAAATCGACTTTGATCTCACTCATCATGGGAGAAACTTCACCCGACGAAGGCAGCGTGAGTTTCGACAAACGCGCCACGCTCGGCTTTCTCCCGCAGGAAACTGCCCCCGTCGGCGACGAGACCGTCCTCGAAGTCGCCATGTCGCACAACGTCGATCCCGATGATTACCAGATGGAGCCGAAAGCCAAGCGCATCCTCCACGGCCTCGCCTTTCGCGAGAGCGATTTCGACCGTCCGGCACGGCATCTCAGCGGCGGTTGGGTCATGCGCGCCCACCTCGCCCGGCTCCTCGTGCAGGAACCGGATTTGCTGATTTTGGATGAGCCGACGAACCACCTCGACTTGGAAACATTGGTCTGGTTCCGCGAATATCTCAGCCGTTATCCTGGCGCGATCGTCGTCATTTCCCACGACCGCGATTTCCTCGACCGGCTCGTCGGCTCCATCGTCGAGATCAAACATTCGCGCCTCACCCGCTGGAAGGGAAATTACTCCAGCTACGTCGGCCAGAGCGTCGCCCGCGACGAGCAACTCCTCTCCGCCTACAAAAATCAGCAGAAAGAAATCGAGACTTTGCAGCGTTTCGCCGACCGTTTTCGCGCCAAGGCCAGTAAAGCGTCTCAAGCCCAGAGCAAGCTCAAGCAGATCGATCGCATGGAGAAAATCGAGGCTCCCGTCGCCGCCGGCAAAAGCATCGGGTTCCGTTTTCCATCGCCACCGAAGAGCGGGCAGAAAGTCATTTCCCTCACCGGCGTCGGCCATGCCTACGGTGAGCAAGTCGTCTATCGTGGCCTCGATTACACCGTGGAAAAAGGCCAACGCACCGTCTTTTGCGGACCAAACGGCGCGGGCAAATCGACCCTCCTCAAGCTCCTCGCAGGCGTCATGGACATTCAAAGTGGCGAGCGCGAACTCGGCCATAACGTGAAGCCCGGCTACTTCTCGCAAAACCGCGTCGAGATGCTCAACATGAAACACACCGTCCTGCAATCCGTCCAGGACATGGACCACCCCGTCTCCGACGAAACCGCCCGCACCGTCCTCGGCAGCTTCCTCTTCCGCGGCGACGACGTTTTCAAGCCAGTTGCAGTGTTATCGGGTGGAGAAAAAAGCCGCCTCGCTCTCGTCAAGTTGCTGCTCGATCCGCCGAATCTCCTCCTCATGGATGAGCCGACCACCCACCTCGACATCGCCAGCATCGACGCCGTCATTGAGGCGCTCAAGCAATACGAGGGTACGCTCCTATTCATCAGCCACGACGTGTATTTCATCCGCCAGCTCGCCACCAGCGTCCTTCACATTCACTCGGGAGCGATCAAAGCCTACCCCGGCGACTACCAGTATTTTCTCGATAAAACCAACGCTCTCACCGAGCGTGCCGGCCTCACCTCGGGCCGACCGATGGAACAAATCGAGCAGGCGAAAACCGGTCCCGTCGTCGCCAAAGGACTCTCCATGCGCGAAGTCCGGGAGGAACGCAAACGCGTCCAAGCCGAGCGCGCCGCCGCCAACGCCCTCAAGCGCGCGGCAGAAAAAGAAGTCGCCGCTCTCGAAGCCGAGGTCATTTCTCTGGAGAAACAGCAGGCCGACCTGTCCGCGCGGCTGGAATCCAGCGAAGCGCAGTCCGACTCCGGTCTCGCCTTTCGACTGAACCGCGAACTCATGGCCGTCAGCACGAGTCTGGAACGCGCCTCCGCGAAGTGGGAAGCCGCCGCCAACCTCATCGGCGCGAAAGACGCCGACTAA
- a CDS encoding glutathione S-transferase family protein: MAQFPQEQSDSGEFQRQGDAFRNWVRRDDRAEFAAESERYHLYVSLACPWAHRTIIMRQLKGLEDVIGMTVVNPVRDERGWAFRDGPGHSTDPINGFQFLSEAYRATDSNYDSRVTVPVLWDKKTSRIVSNSDDDILRMLSSEFADFAKNTADFYPEDLRNKIDDINSLIYDTVNNGVYQAGFATSQRAYETAAWAVFDTLNQLEVLLGSRRYLFGQRQTEADWRLFPTLIRFDEVYHGHFKCNLRRLVDYPNLFAYTRDLYQQDDVSATVNFDHIKRHYYQTHDDINPTRIVPIGPMVDFHAPHQRGNL; encoded by the coding sequence ATGGCTCAATTTCCCCAAGAACAATCCGACTCCGGTGAATTTCAGCGCCAGGGTGATGCCTTCCGCAACTGGGTCCGTCGTGACGACCGCGCGGAATTTGCAGCCGAGTCTGAGCGTTATCATCTCTACGTTTCGCTCGCCTGCCCGTGGGCGCACCGGACGATTATCATGCGTCAATTGAAAGGACTCGAAGACGTTATCGGCATGACGGTCGTCAATCCTGTTCGCGACGAACGCGGCTGGGCGTTCCGCGATGGACCAGGTCATTCCACAGACCCGATCAACGGCTTCCAGTTCCTCAGCGAAGCGTATCGCGCGACGGACTCAAACTACGATTCGCGCGTCACGGTCCCGGTGCTCTGGGATAAGAAGACGAGCCGGATCGTGAGCAACTCCGATGACGACATTTTGCGGATGTTAAGCAGCGAGTTTGCCGACTTCGCAAAGAACACTGCAGACTTCTATCCCGAGGATCTGCGGAATAAAATTGACGACATTAATTCCCTGATTTACGACACGGTGAACAATGGCGTTTACCAGGCTGGGTTTGCCACAAGTCAGCGCGCCTACGAGACGGCGGCTTGGGCAGTTTTCGATACATTGAATCAGCTCGAAGTCCTACTCGGCAGCCGGCGCTACCTTTTTGGGCAGCGTCAGACTGAAGCCGACTGGCGACTTTTCCCGACGTTGATTCGCTTTGACGAAGTCTATCACGGGCACTTCAAATGCAATCTTCGCCGGCTGGTCGATTACCCGAATCTTTTCGCTTACACGCGCGATCTTTACCAGCAGGACGACGTGAGCGCGACGGTGAATTTCGATCACATCAAGCGGCATTATTATCAGACGCACGATGATATCAATCCAACTCGCATCGTGCCGATTGGCCCCATGGTGGACTTCCATGCGCCGCATCAGCGCGGCAATTTATAA
- a CDS encoding DUF4139 domain-containing protein translates to MKHTLAALALAVSSTLAQPAPSQPGVALTIYNQNFGVVRETRQLSITDGTVRFQDVAKQIDPTSVHFLSLTDPDAKVLEQNYEYDLVSADKLLEKYIDRDITVKTAGGAIYTGKLQSFDPGQIVLAQADNKGLAMIQRPQNVVDIQFGSLPDGLITRPSLVWKVATAKPGDQMVEIAYQTQGISWNADYNLVLSGDEKQADLGGWVTITNQSGATYRDARLKLVAGDVHRVQPNARMEKAPMALDAVAAEAPTGFEEKSFFEYHLYTLGRPATVAENQTKQIELLSAAAIPLKKIYLYDGQPQMRFYGGLQMENDFGSENSNKKVKVFFEIANSKENHLGLALPKGKIRISKRDPADNSLEFVGEDEIDHTPKNEKIRITTGDAFDIVGERKRTNFTLNTRGHVATESFEIKVRNHKDTPIEVLVKETLYRWNQWEITDLSDKWTKEDANTIHIPVTIEKDGEKVVTYTVKYTW, encoded by the coding sequence ATGAAGCACACCCTCGCCGCCCTCGCCCTCGCTGTCTCCAGCACGCTCGCTCAACCTGCTCCCTCCCAGCCGGGAGTCGCGCTCACGATCTACAACCAAAACTTCGGCGTCGTTCGCGAGACGCGCCAACTCTCCATCACTGACGGCACAGTGCGCTTTCAGGATGTGGCGAAACAGATCGATCCCACCAGTGTGCATTTCCTTTCGCTAACTGATCCCGACGCGAAGGTGCTCGAGCAAAACTACGAATACGATCTCGTTTCCGCCGATAAGTTGCTGGAGAAATACATCGACCGCGACATCACGGTGAAGACGGCGGGCGGTGCGATTTACACTGGGAAATTGCAGAGCTTCGATCCGGGTCAGATCGTATTGGCGCAGGCAGACAACAAAGGTCTCGCCATGATCCAGCGCCCGCAAAACGTCGTGGACATCCAGTTTGGTTCGCTGCCCGATGGGCTCATCACACGCCCGTCGCTCGTCTGGAAAGTGGCCACCGCCAAGCCCGGCGATCAGATGGTCGAGATCGCCTACCAGACCCAGGGCATCAGTTGGAATGCGGACTACAATCTCGTTCTTTCCGGCGATGAAAAACAGGCTGATCTCGGCGGCTGGGTGACGATCACCAATCAGTCCGGCGCCACTTACCGGGACGCCCGGCTCAAACTCGTCGCAGGCGACGTGCATCGCGTGCAGCCAAATGCGAGAATGGAGAAAGCTCCCATGGCCTTGGACGCTGTAGCCGCAGAAGCCCCCACTGGCTTCGAGGAAAAGTCCTTCTTCGAATATCACCTCTACACCCTCGGACGCCCTGCGACGGTGGCCGAAAATCAGACGAAACAAATCGAACTCCTCTCTGCCGCCGCCATTCCGCTGAAGAAGATTTACCTCTACGACGGGCAGCCCCAGATGCGTTTCTATGGCGGCCTGCAAATGGAGAACGACTTCGGCTCGGAGAACTCCAACAAAAAGGTGAAGGTCTTCTTCGAGATCGCCAATTCCAAGGAAAACCACCTCGGCTTGGCACTGCCCAAGGGCAAAATCCGCATCTCGAAGCGCGATCCGGCGGATAATTCCCTCGAGTTCGTCGGCGAGGACGAAATCGATCACACTCCGAAGAACGAAAAAATCCGCATCACCACCGGCGACGCCTTCGACATCGTCGGCGAGCGCAAGCGGACGAATTTCACCCTTAACACGCGCGGTCACGTGGCCACGGAAAGTTTCGAGATCAAGGTCCGCAACCACAAGGACACCCCGATTGAAGTGCTCGTGAAGGAAACGCTCTACCGCTGGAACCAGTGGGAAATCACCGATTTGAGCGACAAATGGACCAAGGAAGATGCCAATACCATCCACATCCCGGTCACCATCGAAAAAGATGGCGAAAAAGTCGTGACTTATACGGTGAAATATACCTGGTAG
- a CDS encoding GDSL-type esterase/lipase family protein, with protein MKKFLLQVICLLLAFVSMLRAAAPSSPLDPGKLLKTIRVACVGDSITQGVGAENGKSYPSQLQELLGDDWEVGNFGVSARTLLRKGDFPYWKENAFRQAQDFQPDAVIIMLGTNDTKPQNWTHKDEFAADYTDLIQTFLALPTHPRVFVCRPVPVPEPGNFGINETNIQEEIKMLDRIIEAQPATLIDMHAALADHPELFPDRVHPNTTGAGLMAQAAFEALTGKKPEPPLAIRTNSLFRSHAVLQRGIDHPVWGTAPDGTDVTVEFAGQKISTVARDGRWKVNLRPLAVSDQPREMIVSSPAGKIVLRDILVGDVWLASGQSNMERQLGPRPPQQELTGWKEEVASANYPLIRQFYVPQKMAAGAVSDVNGRWAVCTPETASQFTAVGYYFARDVFKAIHVPIGILHSSWGGTPAEAWTSPEALKNLPEFKEMMEAMDATQSGRPPKDVRGEWLAKNDPGSTPGHGWEMAEFTPSDWQAAELPATLDHMGQANFHGVIWFRREFDLPAEAEGKPALLHLGKLDDEDTTWINGQRVGATNSWQNNRDYAIPAGAMHSGKNVITVRLVNVAGNGGWLVAPNELKLDFTGTALPPVMLSGQWNYRTSTSFTNGPAWVMTSGGPGQYQPGNLFRSMLAPLIPYPIRGVVWYQGEANSARASIYRRLFPAMINDWRQRWNIGPFLFLYVQIAPHKDMSPEIREAQFLTLKQLPNLAMAVITDHGDANDIHPSQKEPVGQRLAMAARALEYGEKIEYSGPLYESVAFAGNKATIQFSHLGSGLMAQDGPLKGFTISGADKNFIPAQAEIQGDSVLVWSDAVVAPAAVRYGWSNVPDVNFFNKEGLPASPFRTDPD; from the coding sequence ATGAAAAAATTTCTCCTCCAAGTCATCTGCCTTCTGCTCGCCTTTGTTTCCATGCTGCGCGCGGCCGCGCCTTCCTCACCGCTCGATCCTGGGAAATTGCTGAAGACGATTCGCGTCGCCTGCGTGGGCGACAGCATCACGCAAGGAGTCGGCGCGGAGAATGGAAAGTCCTATCCCTCGCAGCTTCAAGAACTCCTCGGCGACGACTGGGAAGTGGGCAATTTCGGTGTCAGCGCACGGACGCTGCTTCGCAAGGGCGACTTCCCATATTGGAAGGAAAATGCTTTCCGCCAAGCGCAGGATTTCCAGCCCGATGCGGTGATCATCATGCTCGGGACCAACGACACGAAGCCGCAAAACTGGACGCACAAAGACGAGTTCGCCGCTGACTACACCGACCTCATCCAGACCTTTCTCGCGCTGCCCACTCACCCACGCGTGTTCGTTTGCAGACCCGTCCCCGTGCCGGAGCCGGGGAATTTTGGCATCAACGAAACCAACATTCAGGAGGAAATCAAGATGCTCGACCGCATCATTGAAGCCCAGCCCGCAACCCTCATCGACATGCACGCCGCCCTCGCCGATCATCCAGAATTATTTCCGGATCGAGTGCATCCCAACACAACTGGGGCCGGACTGATGGCGCAGGCTGCCTTTGAAGCTCTCACCGGAAAAAAACCGGAGCCGCCACTGGCCATTCGCACCAACAGCCTCTTTCGTTCCCATGCCGTGCTGCAGCGTGGGATCGATCATCCCGTCTGGGGAACGGCTCCTGATGGAACCGATGTGACAGTGGAATTTGCGGGGCAAAAGATCTCTACCGTCGCGCGTGATGGCCGATGGAAAGTGAATTTGCGCCCACTGGCCGTCAGCGATCAGCCACGCGAAATGATCGTCTCCAGTCCGGCAGGAAAAATAGTTCTGCGCGACATCCTCGTGGGCGATGTCTGGCTCGCCAGCGGGCAATCCAACATGGAGCGCCAGCTCGGTCCTCGTCCTCCGCAGCAGGAACTCACTGGCTGGAAAGAGGAGGTTGCCTCGGCGAACTATCCGCTCATACGACAGTTCTACGTGCCTCAGAAAATGGCAGCAGGTGCTGTGTCCGATGTGAATGGCCGCTGGGCGGTTTGCACGCCCGAGACCGCCAGCCAGTTTACTGCGGTTGGCTACTACTTTGCGCGGGATGTTTTCAAAGCCATCCATGTTCCCATTGGCATCCTGCATTCCTCCTGGGGCGGCACGCCTGCCGAAGCCTGGACGAGTCCCGAGGCGCTCAAAAACCTTCCTGAGTTTAAGGAAATGATGGAGGCTATGGATGCAACGCAGTCTGGCCGGCCTCCGAAAGATGTGCGCGGCGAATGGTTGGCGAAAAACGATCCCGGCTCCACCCCTGGCCACGGTTGGGAAATGGCTGAATTCACTCCCTCCGACTGGCAGGCTGCGGAGTTGCCCGCGACTCTGGATCACATGGGACAGGCTAATTTCCACGGTGTGATCTGGTTCCGACGCGAGTTCGATCTGCCTGCGGAAGCCGAAGGGAAGCCTGCGCTTTTGCACCTCGGAAAATTGGACGACGAAGATACCACATGGATCAATGGCCAGCGCGTGGGTGCCACCAACTCATGGCAAAATAACCGCGATTATGCCATTCCGGCCGGAGCGATGCATTCGGGTAAGAACGTCATCACGGTTCGTCTGGTGAACGTCGCCGGAAACGGCGGCTGGCTCGTCGCTCCGAACGAACTCAAACTCGACTTCACCGGGACTGCCCTCCCTCCTGTGATGCTCTCCGGCCAGTGGAATTACCGCACTTCCACCAGTTTCACCAACGGCCCCGCCTGGGTCATGACCTCTGGTGGCCCCGGTCAATATCAGCCGGGCAACCTCTTTCGGTCCATGCTCGCGCCGCTTATTCCTTATCCAATTCGTGGCGTCGTCTGGTATCAGGGTGAGGCTAACTCCGCTCGCGCCAGCATCTATCGCCGACTCTTTCCAGCCATGATAAATGACTGGAGGCAACGCTGGAACATCGGTCCATTTTTATTTCTCTACGTGCAAATCGCACCGCATAAAGACATGAGCCCGGAGATTCGCGAGGCGCAATTTCTCACCCTAAAACAGCTTCCCAATCTCGCCATGGCAGTCATCACCGATCACGGCGACGCCAACGACATTCACCCCTCCCAGAAGGAACCCGTCGGCCAGCGTCTCGCCATGGCGGCGCGTGCTTTGGAGTATGGGGAAAAGATCGAATACTCCGGCCCGCTCTATGAATCCGTCGCCTTTGCCGGGAACAAGGCGACAATTCAGTTCAGTCATTTGGGCTCGGGTTTGATGGCCCAGGATGGCCCGCTGAAAGGTTTCACCATTTCTGGTGCGGATAAGAATTTCATTCCCGCGCAAGCCGAGATTCAGGGCGACAGCGTCTTGGTCTGGAGCGATGCCGTGGTCGCTCCGGCAGCGGTGCGGTATGGCTGGTCCAATGTTCCCGACGTCAATTTCTTTAATAAAGAGGGCCTGCCCGCGTCGCCTTTTCGCACCGATCCAGATTAA